Within Phycodurus eques isolate BA_2022a chromosome 18, UOR_Pequ_1.1, whole genome shotgun sequence, the genomic segment CCATAAAGGGATGGGAGACCATGTGGTTGGTTGGCAAGGAATttgttgaatttgaaatgagaGCGATAGGATGACAAACTAGACTTGATTAAAATATCACagtaaatgattattattagtagtagtcgtattagtagcagtagtattaaatgtaatgttatCAATGGTGTCTTTCTGGACCCTAcatgttgtgttgttttcaaaAGAAATTTCCTCAATGATGGAGCGGACCGGAGAGGGCGTTCAAGCTGCGTTGAAAACGCGCATCGGGATGAATTTGAAGGAGGTGAGGAATTCCCCTCGTGACCGTCGGTGCTCGTCAGCCAATGGGAAACGCCGTCCGATGTGAAATAACGCAAGATGCACGCGTGTCTCTGGAGCTCATCAATGTTAACGCCGCTCCTCCGGCACACTTGGAAACTCCAGCAGCGGTCTTCGTGCGTCGGCGCCTGTGCTCTCGCTCGGGTTTGGTGGCTTACGTAATATGGGGCGGTGGGGGGGCGGGGCTCATGTGGGAAGACAGACTGGCGTCTGACGTGCGCTGCGAGAGACATAAATCGGCGTTGTGCATCCTTTACTTCCAAGCCGGAGCCGTGCATGTtgcgttggtcacgtgacgACGGGCACCGGGATGTTTTGGAGGACGAAACAGTTTTGAGTCCTGCAAGGACTTGGCTCAGCGAGAGTGGACGAAATGGACAAAAGGTAGAATGGGGCGAGTGCTCACCTCATCTTATGGAAGGAAAATATAGAGAGACAAATTCACTCTTGTCATACTATgacttttttcaattttattgtgTTCTGGTCTACCGAGCAAAGCAAAGCGTGCGGGAGGAAGTGTCGGCTTCGTCGGACGGGAGGTATTTTcgggccgctttagagcgcctcgttgtcggccgtgagAGGACGCGCGTCACACAGAGAAGTGCGGAAGTCCAAAGAGTTCGGGTTAGTTAGTTATTCCGACTTGAATGCGAGCTTGTGAACCGGGGCTTCGGGTTGGCGTGGCtcctttagagtgcctcgttgttgcgGCGTGGACAAGCCCTGCGAtgacccggtgggatatattccagccgccggaggctttaagcgttttgtatttttgtggctGAAACGTAGTCGTGTGTAGGCATAAGTACGAcgctagacaaagtagcataTATTTTTCCCGGTCGTAGAAGTCGGTAGTTTTGGACTGAGAGGACACGGCAACagagtggctttttttttttttgggggggggggttgtttttttgtgtgattttgaagcctcattatTGTTATCAATATTGTaacatttgccgtttttttagtcgttcaaatttggcagggttgttaacaacattcTTCTGTGTACTGtgtcacatttattttcacttttcaggGAGTTTAGGTCACCAACAGTGAGCTACTCACTGAGAAACTTGTTATCAGACCGCAGACGCAAAAAGCTCCGTCAAATAAAAGGCGCACTCGGTCCAGCTGGCGTCTGAGGGAGACTTAACCCAAGCTGCCGAAGCGAAGCCGGAAACTCCTCACCGGGGTCACTCGCGCTCGTTCTGTGTCGCCGCAGAAGTGGAAAGTCAGCCAGACCCAGATCCGCGTCATCTCCACGCTGCTCTTCATCCTGTTCGGCTGCCTGATCTTCGTGGCGCTGCCGGCGGTCATCTTCAAGCACATCGAGGGCTGGAGCACGCTGGAGTCCGTCTACTTCGTGGTCATCACGCTCACCACCATCGGGTTCGGAGACTTTGTCGCCGGGGAAAAAGGTCTTTCGCTCCGCCGCCTTCTGTACGCTGTTCCCACGCCGCTTTTCAAAGTTGCACTTGACACGAAGGCTGCCTGTAACTCGTCATTTAGGCCTTTTTAGGATACGATGACGAGATGATTTCTCATTTCAGGACGTTTTTCAACCCTTTCTTTATGGGATTACaatttttgttgtaaattacaactttttttgttgtaaattcTCCTCGGATTTCAGTTCTTTTGAGAACTTTTGAAAAATTATAGCTTCtttaattacaacttttttttcttgtaaaattaaaacactTCTCATAAATGAAATGACAAAACTACTTTGAATTGTACATTGGAACTTATTTCTTGTAAGATTGAAAATCTTCAAAGCAAATCAAATGTTTCCCTCCTTGGAAATGACCCATTTTTAAGAGGATGACATTTGATCCAAAAAATTGTAGAAACATTGTACATGACAgcaaatgtttttagaatgttaCATCTTTTTATACCAAACTATTGTTCTTATATAGTTACAACTGGATTCTGGTAAAGCTTGCAAACTTTGcatcattttcatcatgttATGCGCATTTTATCCTTCTAGAATAACAACTTCCTCTTTGTAATATTAACacattcaaatttgtcctcTTTTCAATGTCACCCGAATCGTCCGTCTCTGTCGTTTGACAGACGAGCGAGAACGCGAAGAGCGGCAGATGGGCGGCGAGCGCGGAACACTTGTGACTAGTGACTAGATTCTCCCGAGCGGACCTAATGATTATGGATTAGCGTCCGTGCCAACGCGGTTGGTTAAAAAGTCGACTCCGCAGGCTGTCGTGTCCCCGCTTTGCGTCGCGTCAGTGAGTCAGGCCGGGCCGGACGGCTTTTATCCAAGGAACGACGCTGCGCTCCGCTACTCTCGTGAACCCGTTTACCGgaaatctgtattttgttcaaatgtacGCGTCTTCCCTGGTTTCCTTCCGTTAAGAACCCGACCTTACATAAGAACGAAACTGTCCAAAGGTTTGAAAAGTTCTTTGTTCGATAGCTGAGCGCGGCTGTGCTTGTGCAGGTGGTTCCGAGAGTCCGGAGTACCTCAAGTACTACAAGCCGGTGGTGTGGTTCTGGATCCTGGTGGGTTTGGCCTACTTCGCCGCCGTGCTCAGCATGATCGGCGACTGGTTCCGTGTCATCTCCAAGAAAACCAAGGAGGAGGTACCTGGGGGGGCGCTGCGATATCCAATTTGTCCTCATCGGCAGGATGCGTCGCATCAAAACCGCGTCGAGAGGCTTTGAAGGCCCTCCCCCAAACTTCGGGAGTTCGCGTGTCACGCGTCCTCTCGAGAAGGGCGGCGACATCGCAACGTTCGCCCGATCCGTTCTCAACGTCCGCCCGAGCTCCGACGACGACTTGAAGACATTCGAGCTTCTCGTCGCACCGTTGCCGTTTTACCTTGCGCTTCTCTGCCGTCCCGCCGGTGCTCACGCTGCCGTTTTTAGATGAATTTCCGGAATTTGTGGCTGACTTCTTGACCCGTGCAGGTAATATATTCGCAATGGGTGACTTGACTATTCCTACCGACTCCCCGGCAGAACATCTCAGCGTGGTGTTTCACACAATAACCGATACTTTGGATTTCACGCAGCTAATGCATGAGCCGAGCCGAGCCGTAAGAATGATAATCATTTAGATTTGGTACAACTAACCGGGGCCCCGTGACCTCGTGAACCTCGTGACCCTCGCGACCTCaccaagtgtacagcagaaagCGTCACAGTGAAGAAGCAATGTTGGGCCTGACCTGTTGCACCTACAAATACTTGCTCGTAGATGACCGCAATGTCCAACATTATGATTCCAAAGTTGACGCAACATTGAAGGAAGAGGGTGAAATGATGCCATCGTGTTGCTTgaagtcaggggtgtcaaagtcatttttgtcgcgggccacgttgtagttacggtttccctcaagGGCCGTTATgcctgtgaaaccataaaaatctttcatcgcctcatcacctttgttgttattgtttatttttttttgtaacggcCTAACAGCCGCATCACCTCATCGTATGGTCACACCCGAAATTTAAAAACtcgttttggaatcagaaatcaaggctaatgtgtttttcaactattgttcgtATTTggcaacacaaaaatgcttacaatacGTCAATGTTATTTACGAAATAGGACAATTGGAAATCCTGGTACAGATTTCGACAAGAATCGTGGAAATCGACACGCGTGATtttgccttcgcgggccacatcaaatCATGCGgctctggcccccgggccttgagtttgacacctgcgctTTAAGTAGTCGCCTTGGCGACATGGCGAAAACACACGACGATTGCTCGCGGCGGCTTCATCCTTGATTTACACGTGAATAGAGAGCGCATCGCACATTTTGTACGTACATACTGCGGGTCGTCTCCCGCGTTGCAAACGGCTTGTGCCTCGATGCGCTCTCTTGCTGTTCAACCCGTCGGGGAATAGGCTGTTTTTTCTCATTAGCGGGTACAGTACACGCTGGCAGCTCCGCTTGGAATTTCAAGCTTCGCGAGACGTGCGGACAGACGGCCgaagtgaggaggaggaggaggaggtggaagcGCGCACTCGACCGTGCGATGCCGCCGTGTGCGCGGCAGACATACGTTCTGGCCTAAATGGGCCCGAGCTTTAACCGAGCACACTTCGGAGCctcgtaaataaataaacaggccGCAGAGACCCGACGGAGCGCCTCGATCGATCGCGTGTTCGACATATTCGAGGATCCGCTCGCCGTCCGTGTCGCAGACGCTCGTCACGGTTCGGCTTGTAACGAGCTGCGGAGTGAACGGCATTTTATTCATCTCTTTATATGGCGTGATATTAAAACCATCGGTGTAATTTACTCAACTTCCAACCAGAGTCAACGGGTAAACATTTTGGCGCCCCAGAGCGGATGTCCGTCACCAAAACAGACAACGGAGATGAAGGAAAGAACTTCACTCATCATTACCTACAAACTATTTCTCTAAAAATAGATagacgtacagtatatttttattttagtgtcaATATTATTCCATGTCATATTATTGTTCGTATTTTGGGAAATGTTTTCCTTTCAAGGAAAGTAACGTTAGCGTGAGTGGTGGGGCGGCACCCTAGCGCCCTCTGTTGACCAGCGGCCACTGTTTCCATGGCTGCTAGAAAATCATTTGGTTTTTCTGCCTTTGCGTCAACGACCACATTCCAATGTGTGCAAATCCTAAACCGCTTTTAATCaacatatttgatttgatttcattttatttatttatttgttgttttttcagtcaGCGACCTCGAGAACGCAGTCTGTtgggctgaattacaacaatccAAAATCCGAAGCATGTACAActgaatttattcattttaatttttcatcaGGGGGCTCTGGGCTACTCTTGCTGTCTTGGCAAAtgatacaaaataatacaaactaaAAAAGCCTAAAAGGATAAGATTATGAATGAATTTCATGTGcgtacattttaatttcaattttggTTAGAGGCCTGAAACCCGCACTGTAGGTTGGGCCCAAATTCAAAGTGGCATCCTCGGAGCCTCAGCTTTAACTGGTGGATTTGTGGCCGCAGGTGGGCGAGTTCCGGGCTCACGCGGCCGAGTGGACGGCCAACGTGTCGGCCGAGTTCAAAGAGACCCGCCGGCGCCTGAGCGTGGACATCTACGACAGGTTCCAACGCGCCGCCTCCATCAAGCGCAAACTGTCGTCAGAGCTGGGCATCAACGCCTCCGCCAACCAGGAAATGACGCCCGGCAAACGGACGCTGTCGGCCGACCTCGCCGACGAGCGCGAGGCGTACCCCAACTTGACTCTGTCGCTCACGCCCCTGACCCGCGACGGCGGCCTCTTCCTCAACGGCCTCGGCCCGGACTTTGCCGACCGGCTGGAGGTCGCTGTCGTCGAAAACTCCGAATGAGGACACGTTCCAAGCGTTCCAGTGCACTGAAGGCTCGTACGGGGGAGGAGCCTCGAGAAGCTCGCAACGTTCCGTCGAACGGGGGCGTAGCCAGAAGATTTCAATCGTCGAAGGGGCCGCGGTGCCGATTCCTACTTTTCCGCCTCGCAAAAACActacagcggcacggtggccgccGCGTAGCTCCGCCCCTGCCATCGACACGGTCTCATGAGATTTTAGTAGCAAATATTACAGAAAGTTCAGTCGCATTGCTTTGAAGGGGGCTGTTTCTAAGCCACCTTCGCAGCAATCCGCAAACATGGCCGACCCGACATTCTAAAACGattgtccgttaaattgaagcgctttttttttttaagccatatGCACCCGTATTACAATACGgtacaaaatgattgttttgcagctatttttctCGTGGCCTTAAAACGCCCGGTACAGTCTAAAGttaagcttgaaaatgtttgaaagtttcacatttcatccaaacttaGCACGCCGGTTTCCTTGGTCacggtgacattgttgacgtgcAGTACTCATCGTAGGCAAGTGGCTTTTATGAGCTGTGAGGAATTGCTGTGCTCCCTCGctccaaatccgttgccaaaggcgaacagcttgataacaaaaaaaaatcttactgtaacaaaaatagcatgttccacaCTTTagagacttgtgttttgcaTTCCTCAGAGCCatgccactctctctctctctctctctctctctctcgctctatgcacaatagacaatagatagatGGTCGCCTCATCAATGCCccgcattcaacatggccgccacatagacACGGGAGGcccgtcttttggaattggatctatttTTTGTATCTCTGTGAGCCGTAAATACGTCAgccccattctctgcctgcgtTGCGCCGCAGCGCCAGtcaacaacagtggccaattatggaactaacagactttgtcaacggcaatttaagtgacaaatagaaactatttttggacacatcgTTCGGTTCCGACGCTCCGTTTTATCCGATGTCCATTATATCGGAGTCCGTTTTCTCGAAGATCCACTGTTCAGCCTCAAGAAATATGGCCGCCATGCAGCAAATCACTCCACAAAAATGACCAACGTGATGCCAGAGACTCCGCAAACACGGCCGACGCGCTGAAACTCTGTTCGCAAACATGGCCGACATAATCTAACACATTCCAACAAGGCGGCAACCGTGCTACAAAACACTCCACGAACATGGCCGACATTGTAGATAGATGCTATTTCGATAGTCAACTAATTCATCtgcaatttgtaaaaaaaaaaataataaaaataaaaaaataataaaaaaaatcctactaaatACTGGTGAGAACAAACTCAAATCggagtcagaaaaaaaaatcaatcaatcaaacagaagaaaagaaaacgaaATCTCCGAAATAAATCAAAGCTTTGGTAAATCTGGGTCGCTGGACTTGTGCTCATCTATGAGCGATTTACCTACGAGGCTCAAACATCTGCATCAGATAAACGAGGATCCTCGGCACCTGACCGCACACTTCAGAAGGAATGTGCTTTTATTATtcgttttttacatttttcttttacaccACGCTTCCATATGCCTTGTTACATTTCCTCTCAGTTTGGCCCCTCGCTCACAAGATGAAGATGaatgttgatatttttgtcgttgttgttgttgtccctgGATGATTGACAGGCGGCTCTTCACCCCGAAGGCATCGCCCACGTGTGCCTTACTGGAACGCTCGCAGTCAACACGCGTGGAAGACACGAGGTAGTACCAACGCAGCGGACGCTCTGAAAAGGACGGCAATCTCGGCCAATATGCGAATACGCGTGAAAATCGACGGGGAACTGGAAAGAAAATACGGCACGAAGTGACAGTGAAGCCGCGTTCGTCACGGGGGATACAGAATGTTCCGGACCGACCGGCGATTGGAGAAAATCGACGATATAGAccgcaagggtgtcaaactcatttttgttgccgGCCACACTGTAGCTATGGTTTTCGAGCGCCGTTTCCCTTATGACAGTCAAAGCATACAAATGGGTAATTGTCTCATCATCttatcacatactgtaaatacacaaaaacatttatggataactagttttgaaataggAAGTCAAGGAAAACAATTTGTTCAATTATcgttccatttatttcaaaaaagaaagaaaaaaaaaaaaaaagttattcggCAACACAAAATGCGTGGAATCGCTCGACGTtaataaaagtgaagacaagTTTTTGgcaattttagcaagaaacgtGAAGTAGTAGATGCAGATGATTtactttcgcgggccacataaaatgatgtggcgggccgcatctagCCCCCggacttgagtttgacacctgtgatatagagtgaatgtattttgtatgtagttttttccccctgtcacATGCTTCAAACCCATTTAAGCTCACGAATACACACTTGAACTTATTCCAACACACTTTTGAGCATTGCTGAGTACCTGCTTTCACTTTCACGGTCAAGAAATGAGAGACGACGGCGTCATACAAAACGTGCTCGCTTCAAGCGCTTGATTTGTCACTCCCACCTGAACGTGacagtaaaactgacacatacaacaaaagagaattaaaaaggCCAAAATGCTCAGCCAAAACAGAAttgtccgctagcttaatgctaacatatacgGCATCGTCTCCGCAGAATGTATCACGCGTTCAAGTGTCTTATGTTTTCATTGCCCAAGACGTGCGCTGTTTCCTGAACGCTACAAAGCAAAATGCATCGTGTCTTATCAAAGACGGACAAAAGTATCGAGACTTAATCAGTGAAGTAGCTTTTTCCGCTTCCTGGGTCAggcgtcccaatacttttgtcccgTCCTTAACGGCGTGGCTTTCTGAAGATGGATGATTGACGGGCGGTGCAAAAGGGGCGCTGTTGCGTCATAGGTCGGGTCGCATGTTGTTAGCGTGCGACGaacgtgcgcgcgcgtgcacacTTCCAAAGCGCATCCGCTTGTTTTCCGTTAGACGGTTAGTGGGCACGCTGAATGTGATTTTTGCATTGGTTTGGAATGGGTCACTTTCGTCCAAATGTTGCCCAAAACACGTTGCAAAGTCAACGTGCGCCACCTGCAACAACAAAACGGTCGCACTTCGCGTTTCGCCAACTCGCGACTTTTCAAGCGTTGCATGCGCGTCGAAATGTTAGCCTTCTTCTCGTGTACGAAATCTCGTCTTTGGCGACGACGCGGCCACGTTAGCTATCAACGTCGCCTCAAACAAACTcggaaaacatttgaaataaagtCTTTCATATGCAAAACGaagcttgtctgtgtgtttttttttttttttttttttattactcgCTGCCCAAAGGCGACCCCTGACCGGGAAACCAGAGCCCGAAACCGCGCCACCTCCCGCATATTGGAGATGTCAAAACATTTCATACAAAGTTTGCAATTAGTTAAATTTAGTCTGTCTGGAAAgccgactttgaaacccaaacctattttaaaaccctaatttgaaaccctaaatatgttttgaaaccctattttcaaagtctaaccctaacttgaaaccctgctttgaaaccctaaccctattttgaaacactactttgaaacaataaccttattttgaaaccctaaacatgttttaaaaccctaatttgaaacactaaccctaatctgtaaccctactttgaaacccgaacacTAATTTTAAAGcgtactttgaaaccttaacactaatttgaaaccctacctctATTTtgtaaccctactttgaaatcctaatacTAATtttaaccctactttgaaaccttaactataatttgaaaccctatcttAAACCTTAATCatttttgaaacccttattttaaaccctaaccctgctttgaaaccctaatttgaagccttactttgaaaccttgtttttttcccctccccataatacaactttatttccaaaatgtgacttgtcttttttcttcccaaaattcaactttatttcaCTAAGATCACGAGATGACACGTTATTGTCTTAAAACAAATCTTCCTTCTGATAACATTCCGCCTTTTTCTATTCCACTTTCAAAAGCGACAAAGCGATTTTAGTGTGTTTTGTCGACGATGacagactttattttttatttttttattattgaggAGGCGGACGCTGGGACCGGACCggaaattaacaaaacaatgaaaaatacatttgaaaaaaacatttaaaaactaaaagtaaTACTAAAACTACtgaaaagtgaattaaaaaataataattttccaaacAATAAAATCTGATAAAAACTCGGATACCCactctaaaaaaaatacaaataaaatgtaaacaaactgaatttgaaaaaagaaaaagacacaaCAAAAGCTTGTTTGATTTTCTGATCCAATAAAAAGAAGAATTGCTTCATTTcgagttttggtttttttaccgGACAGAAATGATTTGTTGCTATCAATCTATGTGTAATAACAAAATGTCTTCAAATAAGCGTTGGCTCATTAGTTCAAACAAGGTTGCCATAGCGACGGCTTGTCTTCTTCTGATAAGCCAGGgtgttattttcatttcactttatcTACATCGCGTTTTTGTGTTGATTTGGGGAAATGTGGCGGCCACAATAAGACAATATCCCGCAGTGTCAACTTCATTTCCCTTCTGGGACAAtaagaaaacattaaaaaaaagaagtacaattcaaaagaaagaaatatgacTCAAATcggcggttagcacatctgcctcacagttccgaggacccgggttcaatccccggccccgcctgtgtggagtttgcatgtcccccccgtgcctgcgcggctttccaccaccaagtctccttctctcctttcctgccagaagatacgcCAAGGAGTCTCCCGCCTGCCTCTCCGATCACCTTGGCCGCAGCGGTCcggtcttctggaagctcctcccgtccaccgagagcctgcctcacctcttcccgaaaagctccACAacgctcgtcctgtctcagcttccaccacatggttctctgctcacATCCTACCCGTGGGGCGTGGCCACTAATCGCACCCTCAATTTCacgtttcagcctcatcactcgatccgATGCTCTTTTCAcgtccaagacattcttagccgaCTCTTCTTTTACAATCCAttcctcttcccatctacaccgtgGTCAAATCATTGAAACCCTGCCCCTGAACTTCTAGCCTTAccgcctttccacctgctctcccgGACGCACAATATAACAACCTTTCTCctgatcatcatgtcaaccaactgccgagattttcctgtcatcgtccCAACATTCGAAATCCCCACATTCAGTCCTCGGCTCTGAGCTTTCCTCTTCCCGTTCTGcagaagaacccgctttccacctcttcttcttcttttccaccGGCGCCGGCGGCGGAcgt encodes:
- the LOC133416900 gene encoding potassium channel subfamily K member 2-like, which encodes MAAPDLLDPKSAAHNSKPRLSFSAKSVVLTFPEEDERDVARATVMRWKTVSAIFFLVVVYLVIGAAVFRALEQPHERSQKLAILAEKLDFLALHACVNSSELEDLVKQVVSAVRAGVNPSGNSSNRTSLWDLGSSFFFAGTVITTIGFGNISPHTEGGRIFCIIYALMGIPLFGFLLAGVGDQLGTIFGKGIAKVEKMIVKWKVSQTQIRVISTLLFILFGCLIFVALPAVIFKHIEGWSTLESVYFVVITLTTIGFGDFVAGEKGGSESPEYLKYYKPVVWFWILVGLAYFAAVLSMIGDWFRVISKKTKEEVGEFRAHAAEWTANVSAEFKETRRRLSVDIYDRFQRAASIKRKLSSELGINASANQEMTPGKRTLSADLADEREAYPNLTLSLTPLTRDGGLFLNGLGPDFADRLEVAVVENSE